The Salvelinus namaycush isolate Seneca chromosome 37, SaNama_1.0, whole genome shotgun sequence sequence CTTTCCGCACACATTTCCGCTCCATCCACACGAAAAAGGCAACGGAGACTTTGCAAAACAGAATCAAGTCACTGGATGTGTCGAGGCACTGCATTGTTTTAGATGTGAATACAATAACTCTGAATATAACTAAGACGACCGTGCTCATACGCCATGTGTATCCTTTATTATTGGCAGCTATAGTACTTGCTTTATTTTTCTACTGTCTAAAAGCCATGTAACAGAAGCCATGATGTCGCCATATCAAAAGTTGTGAAAACCACATGTTTTTGCATGTTGAAGGAGCAGCTGCTGCAGACCTTTGCAAAATCAGCTCGATTCAACCTCTACTTCTGCTTTCTTGGCCTCTACACCATATTGAGGACAGAGTTGGTCACATGTTACATGGATCACCGTAGTGAATTAGTGATCAACTGCATACAATAAGCAAAACAAACAGTTTCTTGATATATGGCTCTGGATTCAATAGGCAGTTATTTATTCATTTAAATTATGATAAACAATAgcatcattttttaaatgtacactTTTTATCCATTGACTTTTTAAAATCATAGACGAATGAGTATTTAGCAGAGTCAATCTTTTCTTGTTTGGCAATGAACATTCACCTTGGTAGACAAACTCTTTGCAATTCGAGGCCTCTGTGGAAAGGCACCATAAGCACAGATCAAAGCTAAAATACATTCACAACATAAATCAACTTCAGCAATGATATAGAACAAAAGTTAATCTAATCATAGTTAGGCAAGTAGACTGCAATGCATTTGGTTTAGACTAGTAATCAGTCTCCCTTGTGAATcaaagatatacagttgaagtcggaagtttacatacaccttagccaaatacatttaaactcagtttttcacaattcctgacatttaatcctagtaaaaattccctgtattaggtcagttaggaccaccactttattttaagaatgtgaaatttcagaataatagagataatgatttatttcagcttttatttctttcatcacattcccagtgggtcagaagtttacatacactcaattagtatttggaagcattgcctttaaattgtttaatgtgggtcaaacatttcgggtagccttccacaagcttcccacaataagttgggtgaattttgtcccattcctcctgacagcgctggtgttactgagtcaggtttgtaaggcctccatgctcacacacgcttttccagttctgcccacaaattttctataggactgaggtcagggctttgtgttggccactccaatcccttgactttgttgtccttaaactattttgccacaactttggaagtatgcttggggtcattgtctatttggaagacccattttcgaccaagcttcaacttcctgactgatgtcttgagatgttgcttcaatatatccacataattttcctacctcatgatgccatctattttgtgaagtgcaccagtccctcctgcagcaaagcacccccacaacatgatgctgccacccccgtgcttcacgtttgggatggtgttcttcggcttgcaagcctcccctttttttcctccaaacataacgatggtcattatggccaaacagttctatttttgtttcatcagaccagaggacatttctccaaaaagtacgatctttgtccccatgtgcagttgcaaaccatagtctggatttttatggaggttttggagcagtggcttcttccttgctgagcagcctttcaggttatgtcgatataggactcgttttactgtggatatagatacttttgtacatgtttcctccagcatcttcacaaggtcctttgctgttgttctgcgattgatttgcacttttcgcaccaaagtacgttcatctctaggagacagaacgcgtctccttccagagcggtatgatggctgcgtggtccaatggtgtttatacttgtgtgctattgtttgtacagatgaatgtggtaccttcaggcatttgaaaattgctcccaaggatgaaccagacttgtggcggtctaccattttttttctgaggtcttggctgatttattttgattttcccatgatatcaagcaaagaggcactgagtttgaaggtaggccttgaaaaacacccacaggtacacctccaattgacgcaaattatgttaattagcctatcagaagtttctaaagccatgacatcatttttctgtaattttccaagctgtttaaaggcacagtcaacttagtgcatgtaaacttctgacccactagaattgtgatacagtgaattataagtgaaataatctgtctgtaaacaattgttggaaaaattacttgtgtcctaaccaacttgccaaaactatagtttgttaacaatacatttgtggagtggttgaaaaactagttttgtaaacttccgacttcaactgtatctaggaACTGTAAAAGAGATTAGGTGGGAAGCAGGTGTTGGACAAGTAAATGTTTGTTAGCTTTTGCACTGTGTTTTAGTTCCAGTAGAGGTTATTAAGCTAGAGCTCTGTTGTGAATCCGAGGATGTTTCACAACAGTTGGTAGTACATGGTTGTGGTACAAGGATGTGTCACTATTGGTGAACTGTGTGAGCACCACCCTATGTGGCTGATTCATAAGATGATTATCTGATGTGCTGCTAACCATCAACCATTAAGCAGCTGAACCTGAGACAAGACTTCTAACTTACAGTCCTACATGTTCTGCCTGTGTATGGTTCTGTTGGCGTTTCTATTTTGTTCAACAGCCCGTTTTATGGCAGTATCTAGTATTAGCCTCAGGTGGGCCTAGTACATTCAGTACAAACCTTTCAATAGATAAAAATGGCCTAAGTGTGATAATGCACAAATGTGCTGAACAAAAAAAAAGATTTTCACTTTGACAGCAGAACTGACAGGACTTTAaaatgtgtgtttgtagtgtgtatgttgtgtgtgtgcagACACAATTGTTTTCAAAACTATTTTGTGTCCCTCAGCAACAGGGCCTAGCTTCTACGAAACTCATTGAACAGGAAGTTTGTTGTGGCATTGGCGGTCAGGCCACATTCGGTATATTTGTGTCAGTTTGCAAgctatagagggagagggagtgagcggggcgggggggggcgagagagaaagagcaggtgtatgAGCTTGTGGCTGTGAATGCACAAACACGCCATTGAAACAATGAATGAACCTAATGAAAGATAAGAAGTTCAACAATTGATCACTCCAATGCATAACATTACAATATGAGAATGGTGCTCATGACCCTTTCCATGAATCGTTGCTGCTCAGCCTCAACCTCTTCTCAGCTCAGTCCTTAGTTTCACTTCTGCTGTCAGGGCCTCTGCACAacatgagaggaggagggagacagacagggagaagaaagagagaagcgagaggaaagagacagaaagagaggagagagcgaggatAACGGTCAGGGAGGAAAGTGTGGTGGACCTGTGACGTGTTGTTCCTCTACCACTGAAAACAAACATCACATGTACTAACATTTCAGTATCAGTACTGAAATAATATTATGTCAGTTTGATATATTAATGTCATTCAATTAAGCTACAATGTTGCTATAGCTAACAGCCCTGTCACTGTTAGTCTGAAGAAGGAAATGCCACTAAATGTGTACCATGCATGAAACACTTTACAATGCTCAGGTAACACAATGGAAGAGCGGGACTTTGAACTTCAATCAAGGCTGTGTATTCTTGCTGTCCGACGTACCCAATCCTCCCCTACCTTCATCAACCCTAGGTTGTTTTCCAGCTTTAAAATGAGCCACATCTTTACACTGTGGCCCCCCTCTGTTTCCTTTCCCTTGGCCTGTGCCAAAAGGTTTCTCTGCACATGGGGGCCAGATTTCCTGTGGGCCACCGAAAAAGCCAGGCACTGACGTACGAGCCACAAAGACAATAGTGAAGTCCTCTAAACACACACGCACTTAGACCTACACATATATACTTACCCACACAAAGACTCAAAAACAAGGCCTATCCTTACCCACTGTATAGACACAACACTCcctcgcaaacacacacacacacacacacacacacacacacacacacacacacacacacacacacacacacacacacacacgagtgccATCTTGAAGAATGGTTTGGAGTTTGGGGGCCTTTGTCAGCGTTAAACACAGGAAGCAGCACAAAGAAAGCGTCTCAAATCTTGATCTGACTCCACCAAGCTCCCCCCCATCACCCCAATCCCAACGAATTAAAACTGTGACAAAGATCACGGAAGCTCTCGTTTCTCCAAACGTCGATGCCAGTGTTCCGCAAGTAACTGCAATCAAACATTATGGTACAGCTAAATTGATCAATAATGACAGTGATTTATAAACTTCATGCCACAATCGTCTATTTTCCATGTAATATTCCTCAAGTCACCAATCACATATTCTAAAGACATCTGGACCATGACAAAGTTAGAAACGTGAATTAATAAATCCTTCATCAATAGAACAAGACTCATTAGGGTGTAAAATTTCATCATGCGTGTTCCATTCAACGTAGTGTGGAAAAACCTCAGAGGTGTGAGCAGTTTCCTGGCTACCATCATCACATGACTAGTTGTGGCCCATACTTACCGTAACCGCTGACTCCACTGTTTGTCCATGCCGGCAGGAAGCACTGTCCGTGGTGAGCGAGGACCAGTCCATTTTCGAGTCGCCCTTCCCTGCCGCCACGACCATGCACATGAAGGGCGAGATGACGTCACCGGGAAGCTTCAGCCAGGCCTCCGAAGAGAGCCAAGAACCCACCGAGCCGGAGTGGGCCGGGCCGGGAGCACAGAACCctgggaagagaggagagcacaTCAACGGAACCAGGTGCATCACAATTAGCAGTCTTTGAGAGAAGTTATACCACTTATttagtgttatatatatatatatatatatatatatacaccacaTTTCCACTTATTTAGTGTTATATATACACCACATTCCCACTTATTTTGTGTTATATTTACCACATTCCCACTCATTCAGTGTTATATTTACCACATTCCCACTCATTTAGTGTTATATATACACCACATTCACACTCATTTAGTGTTATATTTACCACATTCACACTCATTTAGTGTTATATATATACACCACATTCACACTCATTTAGTGTTATATATACACACCACATTCCCACTCATTTAgtgctatatatacacaccacatTCACACTCATTTAGTGTTATATATACACCACATTCCCACATATTTAGTGTTATATATTTACCACATATTTAGTGTTATATATTTACCACATTCCCACATTTAGTGTTATATATATGTACCACATTCCCACTTATTCAGTGTTATATATATGTACCACATTCCCACTTATTCACCACATTCCCACATTCCCActtgttatatattttttacattcaaGAGTTTACCATCACCATCATAAATACTGCAACAGGATCACACAGAATCATACCAGAATATTACTCATCTCcctattctctctctcaacagtCGTGAGTCCCCTGTGGACTGCAGTGTGACCAAACGCTCCAGACACATGAGCAGCAACGAAGGGGGTCAGCTGGCCTACCAGGCCTCATACCCTGAGCCCCGCGCCAGCCCCCAGACTGCCACCCCGCCCAACAGCGccacagaggagaagagagtcaTAGTGCCCGCAGGTGAGGTGCCAACACACTCAGAGGAGGGGTGCCCAGATCCTAAGGCACACAAGGATCTGCGAAGAGAATAGGCTGGGATGGTGTTCCCATCATATTGCCTTCACTTGTTAAATGATCTTCCATCATTTGGGAGTCAGCCATTAAGAGCAGATTTTAGGGACTGGGAAGAAAGCACATTTTTGGAATGGATTTCAGCCAGTGAGTCATTGTTGGGAGATTCCACCTAAGATGACATTCCAAACATGAGACATTAGGTGTGTTAAGTCTATACAATTAATAGACAAGACTACAAGGTTTGATTCTTAGCCTGAGTCACACAGGCCAAGCTATTCTAGTGGCCATGATAATACACGGATATTACATCACAGCTGTGTTAAACAAGGACAATGAAGACCCTAGGGCAGGGCCCCATCCCCCCAAGTTCTGAACACAAAAACATTGAtaaaagtattttttattttgggacataaaaaaatgataaaaacaccagcaaatcagctacaagtgatttacattttggaaatctgttaaAGTATACCCACACATAATAGATAAtaaaaatgtaagcaaggtttgaaattgttTTAATCAAATATATCCGTTTGGGcatcttgcggtcaatttgcagtcaacaaatgatttgtaattatgttcaagccccctgaccatccgctcaagaaaaataAAAGTTGAtgatctagttgatgatccctgccctAGGGCAGTGGTTCCCATACTCTGGGTCAGGACCCACTTCTGGGACACCGGATGAAAAcgctttcagtgtaaacttaaaccaaatagaaagtatgtagaaaatataaaggACCTATTTATTTTTCAATAATAGTCTATAATCTTTGAATATTAACAATCAactaaataaaagctagacaatCAGCCCCTGTTGATTTTGTAATGTTTGAGCATtagaacacagcattagccatgtCAAAATGCATGGAATTGTAGGAGATTAGCTAtgaaactgcaacattttctctccgctGCCAAGATATGTTTTACTTATAATTTGGTCTGTGTCTGGTTTTTTTCACCGCTCAACCCTTATGGTGGGTCGCAACTCAAAAGACAACTCAATTGCTGGGTCACAAAGCAAAACAGTTTGGGAACCCATGCCCTAGGGTACAGACAGAGGCGTCTCCAAACTACAGTCTGATATTTTGGGGTATTCATGAGGTCCATACATCATCTTTGGGTTCTtactgtacatttaaaaacaCCTTTAGTTTCATTTGAGGAGAAGAAAACATTAAACCTTTTTTTTACTCAAAAGAGTAACTTCTCAACTTTATGAGATGATGGGTCTGTGTGGGTTACAACAACCTCCTGTTACCACAACTTACCaatctctcttccttctctccctgtcctcctcttcctcctggtcCCAGACCCTGAGGTGTGGACCCAGGACCATGTGCGCCAGTGGCTGGACTGGGCCATCAAGGAGTACAGCCTGGAGGAGGTGGACATCATGCACTTCCACACACTGGAGGGCAAGGCCCTCTGCAAGATGACCAAGGAGGATATGATGCACCTCACGTCCGCCTACAACACGGACATCCTGCTCGGCCACCTCAATTACCTCCGACAGAGTAAGGGTTACGGCCTGGGACTCGTAGAAACTTTTCATATTACTATTTTCATACTGCATGAGGACATAACTGATCTATGTATCCATTTTGTAACCTTCTTTGAATCTCTTTTTAGGCAGCCCTACTTTCTCCTACCCCACAACTCCAACCAACAACACACAGCAACAACCCAGACTACAGGTTAAATCAGGTAAGACAATTAACTTCACAACTCattaccaagaacacagtgacagTGTAAAATCCTTAAACTGCATGCATAAAGAACCTGGAGCTAGCGAGCATTGAGATAAACAGCCTTAAAATGAGAAGGGGATTAAAATGGAGGGGTTTTGTGGCAGGAATAATCTATTCAAACCTCTCTGAGGCAGATCAAATACTTCAAAATGTAGTGTTGAGTTGCCATTTCAGATTATAGTTTAGAGCGCTTTAAAGTTTTTTGGCGGAGCGTTTCCCTGAGTTGATGACTCTTTGACGAGTCCACGACTCACGTCAGTTTCAGACAGGAAACAGCTGCACCGGCAGAGAAATGGACGAGTATGGGTCCCACTTTGGGACACAATTGACAATCTAGTGGCAACAGAGGTGGCACGGTCAAAAGGACACTCATCCCAAGGAATACTGGACCATcttcagctctgtctgttttcttctgGCTGCTTCAAATCACTCAAATCTCAGTTTTTGGGCTTCCTTCCATAGACTGTAAAAAAAAACTATGGACGAAGCCATCGATGACGATACCCCATTGTTTGCTATGGGAATGCTCAGTGGTGCATTTGATGATCAGGAAGTATCATTTCAGTGTGTCCCCATCTTGCTACATGGGAGGAGTTTTTGGAAACATTGCatgcgcagtttgagctactctgGGAAATTACGTTGCAGGCTAGGTCAGTGTTGACCCCTCATGTAGTATGTCAAGTTGAAGGCCCTCCGAGGTACCGCAGGCTGACATTAGCAACTAAATTGTCCAAGTAATCGGACATGCAACTGGTGAAGTAGAAGCAATTCTtgatactgtcacgttctgaccatagttcttgtgtgttttgcttgttttagtgttggtcaggacgtgagctgggtgggcattctgttgtgtgtctagtttgtctgtttctatgtttggcctaatatggttctcaatcagaggcaggtgttttgtgttgtctctgattgggaatcatatataggtggcttgttttgtgttggggtttgtgggtggttgtttcctgtctttgtgttttctctgcaccagatagggctgtatcggtttgccacattttgtatttgtaagtgttcactgtttatcgtttaattaaacatgttgagcactggctacgctgcgtgttggtccgatccctgctacacctcctcttctcgtgaagaggaggaaggctgccgttacagataccatgattgtgtttgggaaaaaatGCTTCCTATGGTTGCTGGGTAAATACacttgaattcaatcacttttgacagccccccttttgatttgaacgaaacattccatacatatttgcccattgtagaagtTCTCACTAAGTTACTTTTTGAACCCAAATGCAaaaacattcaagagataaaggtgctcaaagttgacctatTTTACAAACCCCACCATGAGACAGctatgtcttcatcactggaacaGAAACGGTTGAgattgtttgtaagcttttaaatgatagcagtgttgtcaaactattttatactttcttgaaaataaaaatgtaatttaacCTGAAACATAAATGATCAATAAACGCTGAAACTCCGATTTGTTTCATATTCAAATATAGgtccattctatttctatgattgacacccaccctgtattcaagagcatgttgtctCAACCAatggcgggcacaacacaaaaacctcaTGATGTAAAGTAGGGTCTAATCTACAACATATGCATATATGAAGAAAGAGCTTACGCGTTTTTAGATAATTAACTTCAAGTCCATTTTCATTTAAAAATCTCATAATTTATTTGAAAACAGCTTTTAGCTGATATCATGTTTATACTTTCTGGTGATgtagacatggatgtctcatggtatggtggggaatgcaaaatgggtcaactttgagcacctttatctcctAAATGTTTTGGTATTCAAGTCCAAAATGTAACTTTCTGACTACTTCTTCCATGTACAAACattttatggaaagttttgtttaaatcaaaagggatgctgtcaaaaagtgatggAATTCAAATGGATTCACCCTGCTACCCCTGTCTGAACTTTCTTCCTGTGGATGCCGCGTCTCACCCTCCGTTCTTTTTGAGCAGAGAACAGCTATGAGGAGATAGGCAGAAGGAACAGCTGGTCATCGAACCCCATGCTGCCTGCAGTAACCAAAGGTACAATAACCGACGTCACATCTCATTCTCAGTGCTTTACATTTCTTGTGAGCACTAAGGCAGATTCATACTAATAGTTGTATCAGATATTAGTTCTAGAAATTAttactacagtggaggcagaatAAATTCATTTGGTCAAGCATTTTGTAGTTCAAGATGGAATAATAATGATAGAGAAAACTAAGAGTAAACAGAACTTTGTCGACATGTTTTCATCATGCTGATAAATACATCATGTTTATGATTTAGGTTCTCAGATGGAGCACC is a genomic window containing:
- the LOC120031520 gene encoding Friend leukemia integration 1 transcription factor-like isoform X2 — protein: MDCTIKEALSVVSEDQSIFESPFPAATTMHMKGEMTSPGSFSQASEESQEPTEPEWAGPGAQNPGKRGEHINGTSRESPVDCSVTKRSRHMSSNEGGQLAYQASYPEPRASPQTATPPNSATEEKRVIVPADPEVWTQDHVRQWLDWAIKEYSLEEVDIMHFHTLEGKALCKMTKEDMMHLTSAYNTDILLGHLNYLRQSSPTFSYPTTPTNNTQQQPRLQVKSENSYEEIGRRNSWSSNPMLPAVTKGSQMEHQHSTRVTEPPPRIVQDPYQALGPISSRLANPGSGQIQLWQFLLELLSDSNNSSIITWEGNNGEFKMTDPDEVAKRWGERKSKPNMNYDKLSRALRYYYDKNIMTKVHGKRYAYKFDFQGISQAHQSHGGEGGIVKYQTEVSYAQPYHSHQPKINFMNTHAAPMPVSPGNFFGPSTTYWNSTTSPMYPGSPMPRHPGTHSHLSSYY
- the LOC120031520 gene encoding Friend leukemia integration 1 transcription factor-like isoform X1: MDCTIKEALSVVSEDQSIFESPFPAATTMHMKGEMTSPGSFSQASEESQEPTEPEWAGPGAQNPGKRGEHINGTSRESPVDCSVTKRSRHMSSNEGGQLAYQASYPEPRASPQTATPPNSATEEKRVIVPADPEVWTQDHVRQWLDWAIKEYSLEEVDIMHFHTLEGKALCKMTKEDMMHLTSAYNTDILLGHLNYLRQSSPTFSYPTTPTNNTQQQPRLQVKSENSYEEIGRRNSWSSNPMLPAVTKGSQMEHQHSTRVTEPPPRIVQDPYQALGPISSRLANPEGQALHSKKRTGKHSSYRLPDPSAHRPVGSGQIQLWQFLLELLSDSNNSSIITWEGNNGEFKMTDPDEVAKRWGERKSKPNMNYDKLSRALRYYYDKNIMTKVHGKRYAYKFDFQGISQAHQSHGGEGGIVKYQTEVSYAQPYHSHQPKINFMNTHAAPMPVSPGNFFGPSTTYWNSTTSPMYPGSPMPRHPGTHSHLSSYY